The genome window GAGCGAGGATCGCCATCGCTGCTGCGCGCGCCGCGCGCGGCTGGTCGCTTGGCGCCGGCGCGCTCGATTCGTCGGCGAACGCTGCGTTCTGGTTCGCGGTGCAGGGCGGTTCGCTGGCGATCGTTTCGGCGCTCGTCAACCTGGCGCCGGCGACCAGCGTGTTGCTCGCTCGCGCGTTTCTGGGCGAGCGCTGGAGCGTGCCGCAGCGCTTCGGACTGGCGATGGCGCTGGCTGCGGGGTTGATGATTTCGCTGGGGTAGCCGCCCGAAAGTCGCGTGCTATGCTGCGGGCTCGCTGGCCGGCGGAGGAGACCCATGAAGCACTTCCATGCCGTGACTCGCTCGAAGCTCTGGTTCGCTCTCGCGCTGACGCTCGCGCCGCTGCTGGCCGGCTGTGGTTCCGATCTCGCCGGCTCGCGCGAAATTGAAATCGTGCGCATCACCCCGAACGCACCCGGTCTCATCTACACCTCGGGGCTGACCTCGCCGCTGCGAGCCGTGATCAACGATCAGGCCGCACTCGAGCAGATGTGGACCACCGCATTCGCGGCCGTCGGCTCACCCCCGCAGATTCCAACCATCGATTT of Candidatus Eisenbacteria bacterium contains these proteins:
- a CDS encoding EamA family transporter codes for the protein ARIAIAAARAARGWSLGAGALDSSANAAFWFAVQGGSLAIVSALVNLAPATSVLLARAFLGERWSVPQRFGLAMALAAGLMISLG
- a CDS encoding protease complex subunit PrcB family protein, giving the protein MKHFHAVTRSKLWFALALTLAPLLAGCGSDLAGSREIEIVRITPNAPGLIYTSGLTSPLRAVINDQAALEQMWTTAFAAVGSPPQIPTIDFTKEMVVVVALGQRASGGYSIQVADAKMSRGALVIDVLLKSPGNRCAVTLSFTEPLDIVKIARVSGSVRFEDRSRVQSCGS